Below is a window of Lacrimispora xylanolytica DNA.
AGATGTGACACATAAAAAAGAAACCGTCAGGGAAGCAGTAGCAAAAGGAAGAATCAAGGTCAGCAAAGCCATCTATGAAGCAATTAAGAATAAAAACATAGAAAAAGGTGATGTGCTGGGAATCGCCAGAGTAGCTGGAATCATGGGAGCCAAAAAGACCCCGGACCTGATTCCCCTGTGTCACATCCTTCCTATCACCAAAGCGTCAGTGGATTTTAATATGGATTCCTGGAGCAATGAGATTGAAGCCGTCTGTACCATAAAAACAACTGGAAAAACCGGTGTTGAAATGGAAGCACTTTCCGGTGTGAGCATTGCTCTTTTGACCATTTACGATATGTGTAAGGCAATGGACAAAGAGATGGTAATTAAGGATATCTATCTGGAGCAGAAATCAGGCGGGAAAAGTGGGGATTTCTTATCAGATAGAAATAGATAAATGACTTTGATTGAGGAGAGCTATGGGAATAGTAAAGGCAGTTTGTATCAGTGAAAATCGGGGAACCCAAAAGGTAAATGTGAAAACAGCTGAATTTGCCATGAACTATGGGATAGTAGGAGACGCCCATGGAGGGGACTGGCATCGCCAGGTAAGTCTTCTGTCTAATGAAAAGATTGAGGCATTTCAGAGAGAGGGCGCGGATGTGCTCCCCGGTGCTTTTGGAGAAAATTTGATTGTGGAAGGCTTTGATTTCAGTTCCATTCCAATAGGTACCAGATTTCAGTGCAAGGATGTAATCTTGCAGCTGACACAGCATGGCAAACAATGCCATTCCCATTGTCAGATCTATTATAAAATGGGTAAATGTATCATGCCCACAGAGGGAACGTTTGCAGAAGTTATAAAGGGAGGGATCATTTCTGTGGGAGATGAGCTGATTCAGCTTAAGGACCGGGATGACAGATTAACAGCTGCCGTTATAACCCTCAGTGATTCTGGTTTTGCTGGACAACGGGAAGACAGGAGCGGATTGCTGCTAAAAGAGCTATTAGAAGAAAAAGGCTACCGTATGGTGGAATCCTTGCTGCTTCCCGATGAGCAAAGCCAGATTGAGGAAGAACTGATCAGACTTTCCGATCAAAGAGACGTGAATCTAATCGTAACAACCGGCGGAACCGGATTCTCACCAAGAGACTGTACACCAGAGGCAACTCTTGCGGTAGCCACCAGAAATGCTCCCGGAATTTCGGAGGCCATAAGACTATACAGCATGGCAATCACAAAGAGAGCCATGCTCAGCCGTGGAGTCAGTGTAATTCGGGGGAAGACATTAATTGTAAATCTTCCCGGAAGCCCTAAAGCGGTAAAAGAAAGTATGGATTGTATTGTAGATCAGTTACCCCATGGACTGAATGTGTTATTAGG
It encodes the following:
- the moaC gene encoding cyclic pyranopterin monophosphate synthase MoaC, encoding MEKETGFTHFDSNGNAVMVDVTHKKETVREAVAKGRIKVSKAIYEAIKNKNIEKGDVLGIARVAGIMGAKKTPDLIPLCHILPITKASVDFNMDSWSNEIEAVCTIKTTGKTGVEMEALSGVSIALLTIYDMCKAMDKEMVIKDIYLEQKSGGKSGDFLSDRNR
- a CDS encoding MOSC domain-containing protein, which translates into the protein MGIVKAVCISENRGTQKVNVKTAEFAMNYGIVGDAHGGDWHRQVSLLSNEKIEAFQREGADVLPGAFGENLIVEGFDFSSIPIGTRFQCKDVILQLTQHGKQCHSHCQIYYKMGKCIMPTEGTFAEVIKGGIISVGDELIQLKDRDDRLTAAVITLSDSGFAGQREDRSGLLLKELLEEKGYRMVESLLLPDEQSQIEEELIRLSDQRDVNLIVTTGGTGFSPRDCTPEATLAVATRNAPGISEAIRLYSMAITKRAMLSRGVSVIRGKTLIVNLPGSPKAVKESMDCIVDQLPHGLNVLLGRVSNCARP